In the Mercenaria mercenaria strain notata unplaced genomic scaffold, MADL_Memer_1 contig_918, whole genome shotgun sequence genome, one interval contains:
- the LOC128554983 gene encoding interferon-inducible GTPase 1-like: MEEYKREFCDKGVAGVNEKLSKELQNWTHIELHTAVVGNSGTGKSSFINSIRGLKPKHPAAAKVGINETTVTCVPYNHPDNKSFIVWDVPGVGTPKFSKEKYLKKIGCDKYDFFIIISKSRFTENDLWLALEIQKRNKQFFFVRSNVDKDIEDDKEDNPNFLDENEVLQSIRQKTVTELGRNGLKSPKVFLINNRRTDMFDFGKLNNELLSSCDGLKKDTMALSLAAVTKEVLTEKKRVLEGRIHQIALAVASSSGEYEQKGRFREEIDFYKKQFNIDEVTLAENKEILTLSEKNIQEFKVVFDKYSSDGQMSIKTPTARRAEASKWDRFKDFFTLSEKNTLLCEYCEVALRSNVDKLYRKACSLYDLKRTTQMVHAVTIKQQT; encoded by the coding sequence ATGGAGGAATACAAAAGAGAATTTTGTGATAAAGGCGTCGCTGGAGTCAATGAAAAACTCAGCAAAGAATTACAGAATTGGACTCATATCGAGCTTCACACGGCAGTCGTTGGGAATTCAGGGACAGGAAAATCATCCTTTATCAATTCTATTAGAGGTTTGAAGCCCAAACACCCCGCAGCAGCTAAGGTTGGCATTAACGAAACTACAGTCACCTGTGTACCGTACAATCACCCTGATAACAAAAGCTTCATTGTCTGGGATGTTCCCGGCGTTGGAAcaccaaaattttctaaagagAAGTACTTAAAAAAGATTGGGTGTGACAAATACGACTTTTTCATCATTATTAGCAAAAGCAGATTCACAGAAAACGACTTGTGGCTGGCACTTGAAATACAGAAgcgaaacaaacaatttttcttcGTCCGTTCAAACGTCGATAAAGATATTGAAGATGACAAAGAAGATAACCCCAACTTCCTCGATGAAAACGAAGTTCTTCAGTCAATAAGACAGAAAACAGTGACAGAGCTAGGAAGAAATGGGCTGAAATCACCGAAGGTTTTTTTGATAAACAATCGCCGGACAGACATGTTCGACTTTGGCAAACTAAACAATGAGCTTCTATCATCCTGCGATGGTTTGAAGAAGGATACAATGGCATTGTCTTTAGCCGCAGTTACAAAAGAGGTTTTGACGGAAAAGAAAAGAGTTCTTGAAGGAAGAATACATCAAATTGCTTTAGCTGTAGCTTCAAGTAGCGGAGAATATGAGCAAAAAGGAAGATTTCGAGAGGAAATCGATTTTTATAAAAAGCAGTTTAATATTGATGAGGTTACTTTGGCggaaaataaagaaatacttaCACTGTCGGAGAAAAACATTCAAGAATTCAAGGTTGTATTTGACAAATATTCGTCTGATGGCCAGATGTCAATTAAAACACCAACAGCTAGGAGGGCAGAAGCAAGCAAATGGGACCGTTTTAAAGATTTCTTTACATTGTCAGAAAAGAATACGCTTCTCTGTGAATATTGCGAAGTTGCTCTAAGGAGTAATGTTGATAAATTGTACAGGAAAGCATGCAGCTTGTACGACCTGAAGAGAACAACGCAAATGGTTCACGCAGTCACCATAAAGCAGCAGACATAA